The proteins below come from a single Leptotrichia sp. oral taxon 223 genomic window:
- a CDS encoding PIN domain-containing protein, with product MVRKIKSMKRKKFKGKTYLFLDTNFLRNYKSNEENFKKSLSRLSSNYEIYVSSLTAIELKNNKTRDGIETLKLLKHVKVLPTEMEMISRQDSINYFSVNELLKTDNSEKYIKLKKYIELKNILYIFSVIQSIIEKKIIKKLIL from the coding sequence GTGGTAAGAAAAATAAAATCGATGAAAAGAAAAAAATTTAAAGGAAAAACATATTTATTTTTGGATACTAATTTTTTACGTAACTATAAATCAAATGAAGAAAATTTTAAAAAAAGCTTATCTAGATTGAGTAGTAATTATGAAATTTATGTATCTAGCTTAACAGCAATTGAATTAAAAAACAATAAAACTAGAGATGGGATAGAAACATTAAAACTTTTAAAACATGTAAAAGTATTGCCAACTGAAATGGAAATGATAAGTCGTCAAGATAGTATAAACTATTTTTCAGTTAATGAGCTCTTAAAAACAGATAATTCTGAAAAATATATAAAATTAAAAAAATATATAGAATTAAAAAATATTTTATATATTTTTTCAGTGATTCAATCAATAATAGAGAAAAAAATAATAAAAAAATTGATCTTATAG
- the nrdE gene encoding class 1b ribonucleoside-diphosphate reductase subunit alpha translates to MVDKRAKKWIYLNNEIMVKKGEDFQLEKDKEAVYSYFVDYVNKNTVFFHNLEEKMRYLIKNDYYIDFYEMYSHDEIKEVFKLVYDKKFRFASFMSASKFYQSYALMDDSGEKFLERYEDRIATVSLYLAQGNAEKAKEYALMLINQEYQPATPTFLNSGKKRSGELVSCFLDEMGDNLSGIGYIFDSSMKLSSIGGGVSINLSKIRARGEAIKGVEGRASGVLPIMKILEDIFSYANQLGQRAGAGAVYLNVFHSDINEFLDSKKINVDEKIRIKSLSIGVIVPDKFMQLAMEDEVCYTFNPHTVFLEYGQYLDEMDMNEMYEKLVDNPNVKKKKINARELLVKISQTQKESGYPYLFFKDNANKEHALKEIGTVKFSNLCTEIMQLSEVSDINAYYEEDTIRRGISCNLGSLNIATVMENKRIKEATKAAIDSLTMVSDLTNIDIVPSIKKANEELHSVGLGAMNLHGYLAKNFIMYESKEALDFCNVFFMMVNFYSLERSMEIAKEKGETFKDFEKSEYANGNYFDKYITKEYMPQTEKIKQLFEGIHIPTKEDWANLKEQVMKHGVYNAYRMAIAPNQSTSYIMNSTASVMPVVDTIEVREYGDSTTFYPMPYLTNDNYFFYKSAYDMDQKNILKLISVIQRHVDQGISTILYTKSTDSTRDLARLYIYAHRLGLKSLYYTRTRKATIEECISCSV, encoded by the coding sequence ATGGTAGATAAAAGAGCAAAAAAATGGATATACTTAAATAACGAGATAATGGTAAAAAAAGGGGAAGATTTTCAGCTTGAAAAGGATAAGGAAGCTGTTTATTCGTATTTTGTGGATTATGTGAACAAAAATACGGTGTTTTTTCATAACCTTGAGGAAAAGATGAGATATTTGATAAAAAATGATTATTATATTGATTTTTATGAGATGTATAGCCATGATGAGATAAAGGAAGTGTTTAAGCTGGTTTATGATAAAAAGTTCAGGTTTGCTTCGTTTATGAGTGCATCGAAATTTTATCAAAGTTATGCTTTGATGGATGATTCTGGGGAGAAATTTTTGGAAAGATATGAAGACAGGATTGCAACGGTTTCGCTGTACTTGGCACAGGGGAATGCTGAGAAGGCGAAAGAATATGCCTTGATGTTGATAAATCAAGAATATCAGCCAGCTACTCCTACTTTTTTGAATTCTGGGAAAAAACGTTCTGGGGAACTTGTTTCCTGCTTTCTTGATGAAATGGGGGATAATTTGAGCGGAATCGGGTATATTTTTGATTCATCTATGAAACTTTCTTCGATTGGTGGAGGAGTTTCGATAAACCTCTCTAAAATCAGGGCAAGAGGGGAAGCTATAAAAGGAGTGGAAGGCAGAGCTTCTGGAGTTTTGCCGATTATGAAGATTTTAGAGGATATTTTTTCGTATGCAAATCAGCTGGGGCAAAGAGCTGGAGCTGGAGCGGTTTATTTGAATGTTTTCCATTCTGATATTAATGAATTTTTGGATAGTAAAAAAATAAATGTAGATGAAAAAATCAGGATAAAATCATTGTCAATCGGAGTTATTGTTCCAGATAAATTTATGCAATTGGCAATGGAAGATGAAGTTTGCTACACGTTTAATCCACACACAGTATTCCTAGAATATGGACAATATCTGGATGAAATGGATATGAACGAAATGTATGAAAAACTGGTTGATAATCCAAATGTTAAAAAGAAAAAAATAAACGCAAGGGAACTACTTGTAAAAATTTCTCAAACTCAAAAAGAAAGTGGATACCCGTATTTATTCTTTAAAGACAATGCAAATAAGGAACACGCATTAAAAGAAATTGGAACAGTTAAGTTCTCAAATCTATGTACTGAAATTATGCAATTATCAGAAGTTTCAGACATTAACGCATATTATGAGGAAGACACGATAAGACGTGGAATTTCATGTAATTTAGGTTCATTAAATATTGCTACAGTAATGGAAAACAAAAGAATAAAAGAAGCCACAAAAGCAGCAATTGATTCACTTACAATGGTATCAGACTTGACAAACATTGATATTGTTCCGTCAATAAAAAAAGCGAACGAAGAACTGCACTCAGTAGGGCTGGGAGCAATGAACCTGCACGGATACTTGGCTAAAAACTTTATTATGTACGAAAGCAAGGAAGCACTTGACTTCTGTAACGTATTCTTTATGATGGTAAACTTCTATTCATTAGAACGTTCAATGGAAATTGCAAAAGAAAAAGGCGAAACTTTCAAGGACTTTGAAAAATCTGAATACGCCAACGGAAACTATTTTGACAAATACATTACAAAAGAATACATGCCACAAACAGAAAAAATAAAACAGCTATTTGAAGGAATCCACATCCCAACAAAAGAAGACTGGGCAAACCTAAAAGAGCAAGTAATGAAACACGGAGTCTACAACGCCTACCGAATGGCAATCGCCCCAAACCAGTCAACATCCTACATAATGAACTCGACAGCCTCAGTAATGCCAGTAGTTGACACAATCGAAGTAAGAGAATATGGAGACAGCACAACTTTCTACCCAATGCCGTACCTAACAAACGACAACTACTTCTTCTATAAGTCAGCATACGATATGGATCAAAAAAATATCTTGAAACTAATTTCTGTAATTCAAAGACACGTAGATCAAGGAATTTCGACTATTTTGTATACAAAGAGTACAGACAGCACTAGAGATTTGGCTAGACTTTATATTTATGCACATAGGCTGGGGTTGAAGTCGCTTTATTATACTCGAACTAGGAAGGCGACTATTGAGGAGTGTATATCATGTTCGGTGTAG
- the nrdI gene encoding class Ib ribonucleoside-diphosphate reductase assembly flavoprotein NrdI — MYIYYDSKTGNVERFIKKMQAQRPDWHFIKIEPTMTIENEGHFLTFTTKIGEIPATTDEFLQNENNSKLLKSVSSSGNRNWGQFFALAADKIQQKYGIPVLMKFELSGTSTEVENYIEYLENN; from the coding sequence ATGTATATATATTACGATTCAAAAACAGGAAATGTAGAAAGATTTATAAAAAAAATGCAAGCACAACGCCCAGACTGGCATTTTATTAAAATAGAACCGACAATGACAATCGAAAACGAAGGACATTTCCTAACTTTCACAACAAAAATCGGAGAAATTCCAGCAACAACAGACGAATTTCTACAAAACGAAAACAACAGCAAACTATTAAAATCAGTAAGTTCCAGCGGAAACAGAAACTGGGGACAATTTTTCGCACTAGCAGCTGATAAAATTCAGCAAAAATATGGAATTCCAGTATTGATGAAATTTGAGCTGTCGGGAACAAGTACGGAAGTAGAAAATTATATTGAGTATTTGGAAAATAATTAA
- a CDS encoding thioredoxin domain-containing protein: MKKIIKFEKNDCNPCAMVSDLLDKKGVEYERINPFDNPEMAVKYRVRSVPTVILFEENEEIKRTIGFKPEEINEIISMM; the protein is encoded by the coding sequence ATGAAAAAAATAATAAAATTTGAAAAAAATGACTGCAATCCATGTGCAATGGTGTCAGACTTATTAGATAAAAAAGGTGTGGAATACGAAAGAATAAATCCATTTGATAATCCAGAAATGGCTGTAAAATATAGAGTAAGAAGTGTTCCAACAGTAATTTTATTTGAAGAAAATGAAGAAATAAAAAGAACAATCGGATTTAAGCCAGAAGAAATCAATGAAATCATCTCAATGATGTAA